One window of the Camelus dromedarius isolate mCamDro1 chromosome 15, mCamDro1.pat, whole genome shotgun sequence genome contains the following:
- the ATP6V1E2 gene encoding V-type proton ATPase subunit E 2: MALSDVDVQKQIKHMMAFIEQEANEKAEEIDAKAEEEFNIEKGRLVQTQRLKIMEYYEKKEKQIEQQKKIQMSTMRNQARLKVLRARDDLISELLNDAKLRLSRIVADPKVYQGLLDKLVLQGLLRLLEPVVIVRCRPQDLLLVEAAVQKAIPQYTAVSHKCVEVQVDQVQLATNAAGGVEIYSGDQRIKVSNTLESRLDLLSQQKMPEIRKALFGANANRKFFI, translated from the coding sequence ATGGCCCTGAGTGATGTCGATGTGCAGAAGCAGATTAAGCACATGATGGCTTTCATTGAGCAGGAAGCCAAtgagaaggcagaagaaatagATGCCAAGGCTGAGGAAGAATTCAACATCGAGAAAGGACGCCTTGTGCAAACCCAGCGACTCAAGATTATGGAGTAttatgagaagaaagagaagcagataGAGCAGCAGAAGAAAATCCAGATGTCTACCATGAGGAACCAGGCAAGGCTGAAAGTCCTAAGAGCCCGAGATGACCTTATCTCAGAGTTGCTGAATGATGCAAAGCTGAGACTCAGCAGGATTGTGGCAGATCCAAAAGTCTACCAGGGGCTGCTGGATAAACTGGTGCTCCAAGGTCTGCTCCGACTGCTGGAGCCCGTGGTGATTGTGCGCTGCAGGCCACAGGACCTCCTCTTGGTGGAGGCTGCAGTGCAAAAAGCCATCCCCCAATACACGGCAGTTTCCCACAAATGTGTGGAAGTCCAAGTTGACCAAGTGCAACTGGCCACAAATGCAGCTGGAGGTGTGGAGATCTACAGTGGCGATCAGAGAATAAAGGTCTCTAATACTCTAGAAAGTCGCCTGGATCTTTTATCCCAACAAAAGATGCCAGAAATACGAAAGGCCTTGTTTGGAGCCAATGCTAACAGGAAGTTTTTTATATAA